CGGATCCACCCGCGCGGGCGGGGTCGGCCACCGGCCGCCGCCCTACCAGCCGCCGCCCGAGGCCGGCGGCACCGGCACCTTCGTGCCGCCCTACCGGTCCCCCTACGCCGGGCCCGCGCCGGACGGCGGGCCGGGGCGGCCCTCCTCGCCCGCGCCGGCGGAGTGGTGGCAGCGGGCGGTCGCCCGGCTCATCGACGCAGGGGCCCTGCTGATTCCGGCGACGGTGCTGGGACTCATCGCCGGCCTGCTCTGGGCCGGCACGGACGCGCTCCTCGGGGCGTCGAGCTCCTCGGTCGAACGGGGCTTCTGGATCATCTACAGCATCACCTGGTTCCTGCTCGTCGGCGCCTACGACGCCGTCTGCGTGACGGTGTGGGGCCGCACCCTCGGCAAGCAGGTGATGCGGATCCGGGTGGCGGCCATC
This sequence is a window from Spinactinospora alkalitolerans. Protein-coding genes within it:
- a CDS encoding RDD family protein; translation: MSHPPPWNDGGGVPRYSGPSVGGDPGSTRAGGVGHRPPPYQPPPEAGGTGTFVPPYRSPYAGPAPDGGPGRPSSPAPAEWWQRAVARLIDAGALLIPATVLGLIAGLLWAGTDALLGASSSSVERGFWIIYSITWFLLVGAYDAVCVTVWGRTLGKQVMRIRVAAIGGSGRPGEIPIAAVLARAAVFNVLYLFVWAHFVVQVLLSLAGLVFFCLWPLWDRPHRQGIHDKIARTVVLRAD